The segment TAGTGCTGTAGTTTTGTGTTGTCAACTCTTGTGGCATTGGTTATGTGTGGCAGGTTTTCGATCCTACTGCAAGGGAGGATGGATCAGAGGCAGAGGCCGATGCATCGCCATGTTTGGGAGACACTGGAGGATCATCTGGTTCCCGTTTGGAGTCGCAGCTCCAGGAGGCCATTCGGTTAAAGATGGAGGGGAATGCATTCTACCGGGAGAAAAATGTGCGCACTGCTGTCGGACGTTATCATCGTGCTTTGCTCGTTCTCCGTGGCCTTGACACTGAGGTGAACTCTGCCCTGCAAGGGTTTGTGCCTCAGGTGCCTAAACTGAGCCAGGACCAGGAGGACCTGCTGAGGAGCACTCAAGTAGACTGCTATAACAATTTAGCAGGTGTGTATTCCTTCCAAACAAGGTACTTTGGCCGTGTGAGGTAGTAATGCTTTGGTACTGAATTGCACAACATTAACATGTAAtcattttatccaaagctactttcTGTGCATTTATAAGCATGTttttctaaatagtttttttacagGGCAGGCTAGGCTAGGTATGGTCATGCATTATCAGTTATTCTCCAGTAGCAGTATTAACATTAAGAGACATGGCATCTGATGTACGGAAGACGTTGACACATGCCACTATGCTCAGTGGCACATCCAGTGACACTTCTGGTTTTCACTGTGTCGATGGATTGTGTCAGTGTCAATACCGCATTAACAGTCACATCTGTTACTGTAAACTTTGATTTTGGTTCTGTCACAGTGCATGCAGCATCATTCATACATTGGCCAGCGCAATCTCTCATCTGTGGCTTtaatattaaaaactttttttttatagaattaaataaaaagatatataaaaagTATGGGTCATTATACTTGGCCACACTTCACTTTCATTTCCTATTGgtttgaaacctccatttctgTCTATCTCAGCATAGGTGTCCATCTATTTCTCCATCATCTAACCCCCACAACTAGGATCCTGTTATTTGCTTTCACACTTTGCTGGCACCTCATCATATTGACCACATTAAAAATTTTACCATTGCAAATTAATCATAATAAGAAATGGGGAACAAAATCGTGTGAACTTTGTCCTTGATCTCATGATAACCCATAACAGGAGAGATCTTGCTTTATCATTAACCTTCTACCATTCAACACTTTATACTTGTATTCAGCGAGgactcaaaagtgacagtaaggcaTTTATATAATCtttcaaaagatttccatttcaaatactgttcttttgaactttctactcatcaaaTATTCCTCAGAAAAATACATCACACTTTTATacaaaaataagcagcacaactgttttcaccattaatgatgataagaaatgtttcttgagcagcaaaccgCCATATTAGacaatgtgacaatgaagactgaagtaatgactgctgaaaattttgccttcacaggaataaatatcctttcaaaatgtatttgaaatgttaatagtattttgcaatatttcagtttttttccgTATTTTGGACCAAATAAATTCACAC is part of the Carassius carassius chromosome 33, fCarCar2.1, whole genome shotgun sequence genome and harbors:
- the LOC132113758 gene encoding tetratricopeptide repeat protein 9C-like, which translates into the protein MDEKVFDPTAREDGSEAEADASPCLGDTGGSSGSRLESQLQEAIRLKMEGNAFYREKNVRTAVGRYHRALLVLRGLDTEVNSALQGFVPQVPKLSQDQEDLLRSTQVDCYNNLAACLLQRQVVDYARVLEYSLKVLRWRSADIKALYRAGVASLQLGDAQTARHYLIQASRGKPNDPDVKKQLQRVEERLSQDYQKEKALYKGMFSKQKQGEDQLTEEKT